Proteins from a single region of Pseudoalteromonas ulvae UL12:
- a CDS encoding LacI family DNA-binding transcriptional regulator, producing MEKITINSVAKHAGVSKKTVSRVLNNEVNVSDATREKVLAAFKELDYKPNPIARGLANNRSFIIGCLYDNPSKSYITRVQTGALKACQEQQYHLLIHPCEHRGQALLDNIETLLHTSQLDGIVLTPPFSDQKPLVEFLKAKKVPYSRVASVLLDDDSISIGSNDGFAAYEITKLLISLGHRDIAFIKGHPDHSATEQRFLGYKQALAESGITFSERLVDEGNFSYHSGEDSARRILNLSPRPSAVFASNDYMAAAVLKVASQLKLAVPHDLSIAGFDNAPIARHIWPGLTTIAQPVEQMTHIAVTKLIEQIKQPDSEIFKENLPATLITRESTGPYIGQ from the coding sequence ATGGAAAAAATCACAATCAATAGTGTGGCAAAGCACGCTGGTGTATCTAAAAAAACGGTCTCGCGAGTGTTGAATAATGAAGTCAACGTCAGTGATGCGACCCGTGAAAAAGTGCTGGCTGCGTTTAAAGAGCTCGATTATAAGCCCAATCCCATAGCACGAGGACTGGCGAATAACCGCAGTTTCATTATTGGTTGCTTATATGATAATCCAAGTAAAAGTTATATTACGCGGGTGCAAACTGGGGCGCTCAAAGCGTGCCAAGAGCAACAGTATCATTTATTGATCCACCCTTGTGAACATCGCGGTCAGGCATTACTCGATAATATCGAAACATTGCTGCACACTTCTCAGCTCGATGGCATTGTTTTAACACCTCCTTTTTCAGATCAAAAACCTTTGGTTGAGTTTTTAAAAGCCAAAAAGGTGCCTTATTCTCGTGTTGCGTCAGTGTTGTTGGATGATGATTCAATCTCGATTGGCAGCAATGATGGCTTTGCGGCCTATGAAATTACGAAACTGCTTATTTCGCTTGGCCATCGCGACATTGCCTTCATTAAAGGACACCCAGATCATAGTGCGACAGAGCAGCGTTTTTTAGGGTATAAGCAAGCGCTTGCTGAAAGCGGTATTACGTTTTCTGAGCGCTTAGTGGATGAAGGTAACTTTAGTTATCATTCAGGTGAAGACAGTGCACGAAGGATTTTGAATTTATCCCCAAGGCCTTCAGCTGTTTTTGCCTCGAATGATTACATGGCTGCGGCTGTGCTTAAAGTCGCCTCTCAATTAAAACTCGCTGTTCCTCATGATTTATCGATAGCGGGCTTTGATAATGCGCCAATTGCACGCCACATTTGGCCGGGCTTAACCACCATAGCTCAGCCTGTAGAGCAAATGACTCATATTGCAGTGACTAAATTAATCGAACAAATCAAACAACCCGATAGCGAGATTTTTAAAGAAAACCTACCTGCGACCTTGATCACTCGAGAATCGACCGGACCGTATATCGGTCAGTAA
- the glk gene encoding glucokinase → MNSVTKFQPIIVADVGGTNARFALVTDFDVASLQFTIAHAQTFVSAEFTSLESVLSAYIATLPFSQPTRAALAVAGPMKGQEVNLTNLGWRFTLDALKTEFNFQELKVINDFAAFAYAAPYLKTDQNLPIKHGTAETYSNIAVMGPGTGFGAAALVFNDHQQSVLSCEAGHITLAAVNEFERQLISVIAQEVKHVSVETVFSGSGLERLYRAVATVKQQPVEDYSAARISELALLGQCDICQQTLAQFCDWIGSVAGDLALTFGARGGVFIGGGILPRMQDVLLQSQFADRFMQKGIMSHYVADIPVTLVTQDNIPFIGAAASLIAR, encoded by the coding sequence ATGAACAGTGTCACTAAATTTCAACCCATTATTGTCGCAGATGTAGGCGGAACTAATGCACGCTTTGCTTTGGTTACTGATTTTGATGTCGCATCACTGCAATTTACTATCGCCCATGCGCAGACCTTTGTGAGTGCTGAATTCACTTCTCTTGAGTCTGTATTATCTGCGTATATTGCGACCTTACCTTTTTCACAGCCTACACGGGCTGCGCTCGCTGTTGCAGGACCGATGAAAGGGCAAGAGGTTAACTTAACGAATTTAGGTTGGCGCTTTACGTTAGATGCTTTGAAAACAGAATTTAATTTTCAAGAATTAAAAGTCATCAATGATTTTGCCGCCTTTGCATATGCAGCCCCTTATTTAAAAACTGATCAAAACTTGCCAATCAAACACGGAACGGCTGAAACGTATAGCAATATTGCGGTGATGGGGCCAGGTACTGGCTTTGGTGCTGCAGCGCTGGTGTTTAATGATCATCAACAAAGTGTTCTTAGTTGTGAAGCGGGGCACATTACCCTTGCTGCTGTGAATGAATTTGAACGTCAGTTGATCAGTGTTATCGCACAAGAAGTGAAGCATGTCTCGGTTGAAACTGTTTTTTCAGGCTCAGGCTTAGAGCGTTTATACCGAGCGGTTGCGACAGTGAAACAACAACCTGTAGAAGACTATTCTGCCGCTCGCATTTCTGAATTAGCCTTATTGGGGCAGTGTGATATATGCCAACAAACATTGGCACAATTTTGTGATTGGATCGGCAGTGTCGCTGGTGATTTGGCGCTGACCTTTGGCGCTCGTGGTGGCGTGTTTATCGGTGGTGGAATTTTACCGCGGATGCAAGATGTATTGTTGCAAAGCCAATTTGCTGACCGATTTATGCAAAAAGGCATTATGAGTCATTACGTTGCAGATATTCCGGTTACCTTAGTCACCCAAGATAATATTCCATTTATTGGAGCAGCAGCGAGTTTAATCGCGCGTTAA
- a CDS encoding LacI family DNA-binding transcriptional regulator, protein MKGKATSFDIAHFAGVSQSTVSRALRNSPLVNEETRKKVHEIAKQLNYKVDKNASNLRTQQSSTLALLLFEDPTADDSQINPFFLAMLGSITRACARAGYDLLVSFQQASQDWHADYEDSHRADGLILLGYGDFIDYQEKLDKLMANQTKFVCWGAQVPNRPDLSLRCDNYLGGRLAGQHLLGQQRRQFAFIGDASEHSPEFNERFNGFKDVLVEHNMCIDTRKIANAISTESSGYHATHSLISNKIQFDALFAASDLIAIGAIRALKEAGLSVPEDVSVIGFDDIPVASFVNPPLTTISQSTSKAGEMLVENLLKLIAGHEVVHDILTPELVIRQSTSPLAD, encoded by the coding sequence ATGAAAGGTAAAGCCACATCTTTTGATATTGCTCATTTTGCAGGCGTATCGCAGTCGACTGTTTCACGCGCGCTGAGAAACAGCCCGTTAGTCAATGAAGAAACGCGTAAAAAAGTGCATGAGATTGCCAAGCAGCTCAATTACAAAGTCGATAAAAATGCCAGCAACCTGCGCACCCAACAAAGCAGTACTTTGGCGTTGTTATTGTTTGAAGATCCCACTGCGGATGATTCACAAATAAATCCATTCTTTTTAGCCATGCTTGGCAGTATCACACGTGCATGCGCGCGTGCAGGTTATGATTTGTTAGTCTCATTCCAACAAGCCAGTCAAGATTGGCACGCAGACTACGAAGATAGCCACCGTGCTGATGGCCTAATTTTGCTTGGTTATGGCGATTTTATCGATTATCAAGAAAAGCTCGATAAACTGATGGCAAATCAAACCAAGTTTGTCTGTTGGGGCGCGCAAGTCCCAAACCGACCGGATCTGTCATTGCGATGTGATAATTATTTGGGTGGCCGCTTAGCAGGTCAGCATTTATTAGGGCAACAACGACGTCAGTTTGCATTTATTGGTGATGCCTCAGAGCATAGCCCTGAGTTTAATGAACGTTTTAATGGCTTTAAAGACGTATTAGTAGAACACAATATGTGCATTGACACGCGTAAAATTGCTAATGCCATCTCGACTGAAAGTTCGGGTTATCATGCCACTCATTCGTTGATCAGCAATAAAATTCAGTTTGATGCGCTATTTGCGGCCAGTGATTTAATTGCCATTGGTGCTATTCGTGCCCTTAAAGAAGCGGGTTTGTCGGTCCCTGAAGATGTATCTGTGATTGGTTTTGATGATATTCCTGTGGCGAGCTTTGTGAACCCTCCCCTAACGACTATTTCGCAAAGCACCTCAAAAGCAGGTGAAATGCTGGTCGAGAATTTATTAAAGTTAATTGCAGGTCATGAGGTCGTACACGATATCCTCACTCCAGAGCTGGTGATCAGGCAATCAACGAGCCCGCTGGCAGACTAG